Proteins encoded together in one Solanum lycopersicum chromosome 7, SLM_r2.1 window:
- the LOC101268291 gene encoding UDP-N-acetylglucosamine transporter UGNT1-like, with the protein MVSIESSSMNEPQNLPIFSKKNPNTAMTKKGVYVAISYMACAVLLVIFNKAALSSYKFPCANVITLFQMLSSTLILYVLRRWKVISFTVQDSHTVATRTADLVPFKKVLHCTPVALSYLLYMLVSMESIRGINVPMYTTLRRTTVFFTMMAEYFLARKKYSSYVVTCVGIIILGAFVAGAQDLSFDYYSYTVVLISNITTAVYLACISSLGESSGLNSFGLMWCNGIICTPILLLWTAYSGDLDATINFSYLYTTGFQAVIVLSCALAFLLNYSVFLNTTINSALTQTVCGNLKDLFTVGFGWLVFRGLPFDLLNIAGQCLSFLGSCLYAYCKLKGI; encoded by the exons ATGGTATCTATTGAATCTTCTTCAATGAATGAACCACAAAATTTGCCTATTTTTTCCAAGAAAAACCCTAATACAGCTATGACCAAAAAAGGTGTTTATGTTGCCATTTCATACATGGCTTGTGCTG TTCTCTTGGTCATATTCAATAAGGCTGCTCTATCATCCTACAAGTTTCCATGCGCGAATGTGATCACACTCTTTCAG ATGCTAAGTTCGACGTTGATTCTCTATGTTTTGAGACGTTGGAAAGTTATATCTTTCACAGTTCAGGATTCACATACTGTGGCTACGCGTACAGCAGACCTCGTACCATTTAAGAAAGTACTGCATTGTACTCCTGTGGCATTATCATATCTGCTTTACATG CTGGTGTCTATGGAATCGATTCGTGGAATTAATGTTCCTATGTACACCACGTTGAGACGGACAACTGTTTTCTTTACGATGATGGCAGAGTATTTTCTAGCAAGGAAAAAGTATTCGTCATACGTTGTTACATG TGTAGGAATCATCATACTGGGTGCATTTGTTGCTGGTGCACAGGACCTGTCGTTTGACTACTACAGCTATACCGTTGTTCTCATCTCAAACATCACTACAGCAGTATACCTCGCGTGTATATCTAGCCTAG GAGAATCTAGTGGCCTTAACAGCTTCGGCCTGATGTGGTGTAATG GTATAATATGTACACCGATTTTGCtactttggacagcatacagtGGCGATTTAGACGCTACAATAAATTTTTCCTACTTGTATACCACCGGTTTTCAG GCTGTGATTGTTCTGTCATGTGCTCTGGCTTTCTTGTTGAACTATTCTGTATTCCTAAATACAACGATCAATTCTGCGTTAACACAGACAGTCTGCGGAAATCTTAAG GACTTGTTTACTGTTGGATTTGGCTGGCTAGTTTTCAGAGGACTTCCATTTGATCTG TTAAATATTGCTGGCCAGTGTCTTAGCTTTCTTGGATCTTGTTTGTATGCTTACTGTAAACTCAAAGGCATTTAG